The Thermocrinis ruber genome has a window encoding:
- a CDS encoding GspE/PulE family protein translates to MNVLKDYRVIPLEEDEKRLKLLAPEGYDFFLLEELRFLLEKEIDVVFVDENTFAQELQRRLAQEEVVVEGEEGEEEALKDLLLEEDKSPAVSFVNSMLIKATTLSASDIHIEPYQDASYVRFRLDGILHDYMSIPLSLHESVVSRIKILANMNVAEKRVPQDGKIRVKVGGREMDIRVSSVPTVFGERVVLRLLDRSNQMLTLEDLGLSPEDLQKVRRLAKKPYGIVLATGPTGSGKSTTLYAMILYIKRPEKNIITIEDPPEYQVKGVSQIQVNPKVGLTFASGLRAILRQDPDVIMVGEIRDAETAEIAVHAALTGHLVLSTLHTNDAVSAVARLADLGIEPFLIASSLEGVIAQRLVRKICHQCKTVYKPSKEELEELGLEGDYIFYKGLGCEHCMGTGYKGRTGIFEVLELDEELKQFILKTQDATAIKRFAKEKGFKDMLQDGVDKVLQGITTSEELIRAIKVE, encoded by the coding sequence GTGAATGTGCTGAAGGACTACAGGGTTATCCCCCTTGAGGAGGATGAAAAAAGGCTAAAGCTCTTGGCTCCTGAGGGATATGACTTTTTTCTCTTGGAGGAACTTAGGTTTTTGTTGGAAAAAGAAATAGATGTTGTTTTTGTAGATGAAAACACCTTTGCACAGGAGCTCCAAAGGAGGCTCGCCCAAGAGGAGGTGGTGGTGGAAGGAGAGGAAGGTGAAGAAGAAGCCCTAAAGGACCTCCTGCTTGAGGAAGACAAGAGCCCTGCGGTTAGCTTTGTGAACTCTATGCTCATAAAGGCAACCACCCTTTCTGCCTCGGACATCCACATAGAGCCTTATCAGGATGCATCCTACGTTAGGTTTCGCCTTGATGGAATTTTGCACGACTACATGAGCATACCCCTCTCTTTGCACGAGTCGGTGGTCTCTCGTATAAAAATTCTTGCTAACATGAACGTGGCGGAAAAAAGGGTGCCCCAAGATGGAAAGATCAGGGTCAAGGTGGGTGGCAGGGAGATGGACATAAGGGTCTCATCGGTGCCCACCGTCTTTGGAGAGAGGGTTGTTCTTAGGCTCTTGGACCGTTCCAATCAGATGCTAACCTTGGAGGACTTGGGGCTTTCTCCGGAGGACTTGCAAAAGGTCCGAAGGCTCGCCAAAAAACCCTACGGCATAGTTTTGGCTACAGGTCCCACTGGTTCTGGAAAGAGCACCACCCTTTACGCCATGATCCTGTATATAAAAAGACCAGAGAAAAACATCATCACCATAGAGGACCCGCCCGAGTATCAAGTGAAGGGTGTTAGCCAGATTCAGGTTAATCCTAAGGTGGGGCTCACCTTTGCCAGCGGACTCAGGGCTATCCTCAGGCAGGACCCGGATGTGATCATGGTGGGCGAGATAAGGGATGCGGAGACTGCTGAAATTGCAGTCCATGCGGCGCTCACTGGACACCTGGTGCTCTCTACCCTTCATACCAACGACGCAGTCTCTGCGGTGGCAAGGCTTGCAGACCTTGGAATAGAGCCCTTTTTGATCGCTTCCTCCTTGGAGGGGGTCATAGCCCAAAGGCTGGTTAGGAAAATATGCCACCAGTGTAAGACCGTATACAAGCCATCCAAGGAGGAACTGGAAGAGCTTGGCTTGGAAGGAGATTACATCTTCTACAAGGGCTTGGGATGTGAGCATTGCATGGGCACAGGCTACAAAGGAAGGACGGGTATCTTTGAGGTGCTTGAGTTGGACGAAGAGCTGAAGCAGTTTATACTAAAAACCCAAGACGCAACCGCCATAAAAAGGTTTGCCAAAGAAAAAGGTTTTAAAGACATGCTACAGGACGGTGTGGATAAGGTGCTACAGGGCATAACCACCTCGGAAGAACTAATAAGGGCTATAAAGGTAGAATGA
- a CDS encoding cell division FtsA domain-containing protein: MIYTGVDGKKYFSVNKSLLGRGWSPTQKLGKKICVVPSDRCFVKVEKALSQKFSDLRDYYQLEVSEKFGQVEWDVSLHGDLAILGVYKNFEEEDCWDIDLEIFSLARVLHLLGVDGCVLDLGRRKSTLVCVEGGILSRYRVLLRGGDYLNSLIDPEEPQRAEKLKIEKGLELKEVEDGLRGILSNLRVDANTPILLSGGGAKLKGLRRLFSRLIENPYCQPEYTSAFGASLKYVVKTPYPDFVKRELSPQELRWAGFSLVGGLLLFGLAYFGTERLWSVEPLREKEKTEFKKLFPNAPLVGVREQVLSKASKEESFQLTQKLYELSTKLSPDLKLYSLEFSKDSLLVKGEGKEEVVRGLSPKSVKKTPSGTLEFELELR, from the coding sequence ATGATATACACGGGAGTGGACGGTAAAAAATACTTTAGCGTGAATAAGTCCCTGCTGGGTAGGGGCTGGTCTCCCACTCAAAAGCTTGGCAAAAAAATATGTGTAGTACCATCAGACCGTTGCTTTGTAAAGGTTGAAAAAGCTTTATCCCAAAAGTTCTCGGACCTAAGGGATTATTACCAGTTGGAGGTTTCCGAAAAGTTTGGGCAGGTGGAGTGGGATGTTTCTTTGCATGGAGACCTTGCCATCTTGGGCGTTTATAAGAACTTTGAGGAGGAAGATTGTTGGGACATAGACCTTGAGATATTCTCCTTGGCGAGGGTTTTGCACCTGCTTGGGGTGGATGGATGCGTGCTGGACCTTGGCAGAAGAAAGAGCACACTGGTATGCGTAGAGGGTGGTATTCTCTCCCGCTACAGGGTGCTACTCAGGGGTGGAGATTATTTAAACTCTCTGATAGACCCGGAGGAACCACAGAGGGCAGAGAAGTTGAAGATAGAAAAGGGCTTGGAGTTAAAGGAGGTGGAGGATGGGCTCCGGGGCATTCTGTCTAACCTGAGGGTGGATGCTAACACTCCCATCCTTCTTAGCGGTGGTGGTGCCAAGCTGAAAGGGTTAAGAAGACTCTTTAGCAGGCTTATAGAAAATCCATACTGCCAGCCTGAATACACGAGCGCCTTTGGTGCCAGCTTAAAGTATGTGGTGAAAACTCCCTACCCAGACTTTGTGAAGAGGGAGCTTTCTCCTCAGGAGCTTAGGTGGGCGGGCTTTTCTTTGGTGGGTGGGTTGTTGCTCTTTGGCTTGGCATACTTTGGCACAGAAAGGCTCTGGTCGGTGGAGCCTTTGAGGGAAAAAGAAAAAACTGAGTTTAAAAAACTCTTTCCTAACGCACCACTGGTTGGTGTAAGGGAACAAGTCCTTTCTAAGGCAAGCAAGGAGGAGTCCTTCCAGCTTACCCAAAAGCTCTATGAACTATCTACCAAGCTTTCCCCGGACCTAAAGCTATACTCCTTAGAATTTTCAAAGGACAGTCTTTTGGTCAAGGGCGAAGGAAAAGAGGAGGTGGTCAGAGGGCTTTCGCCCAAGTCTGTTAAAAAAACACCCTCGGGCACTTTGGAGTTTGAGTTGGAACTGCGATGA
- a CDS encoding general secretion pathway protein GspK has translation MIPLLALMLFLMSAYYVLDAYSATKSAQKVVEEVSFKVQASYVFSYALPLVLDLLKRDDPSVDSLQDSWARELTFRTDRGELRITIYDEDRFLNLNSVDEGPYGKFFERLLRLLAIDPSYKENLLVWTGKSKGTINTDYPIKRAPLDAKEELYYMGFDRQDLLGKELGGKFYPGLLELTTVDSKGKVNINTASLYVLMALDQRIDETLASKIIERRNREPFKKPEDLLMVDGMTLDILYNIRDLIDVKSSTFHIKMELRSGERSAVFEVVYDRQADKILYKKLL, from the coding sequence ATGATCCCACTGCTTGCCCTGATGCTGTTTTTGATGTCCGCTTACTATGTGCTGGATGCATACTCTGCCACCAAGTCTGCCCAAAAGGTGGTGGAGGAGGTATCCTTTAAGGTGCAGGCAAGCTATGTCTTTTCTTACGCCCTGCCTTTAGTCCTTGACCTTTTAAAAAGGGATGACCCTTCCGTGGATAGCCTTCAAGATAGCTGGGCACGGGAGCTGACCTTTAGAACAGATAGGGGCGAGCTGAGGATTACCATATACGACGAAGATAGGTTCTTAAACCTAAACTCAGTGGATGAGGGTCCATACGGGAAGTTCTTTGAAAGGCTTTTAAGGCTCCTTGCCATTGACCCTTCCTATAAAGAAAACCTTTTGGTTTGGACTGGCAAATCAAAGGGCACTATAAACACCGACTATCCCATCAAGAGGGCACCCTTGGATGCAAAGGAGGAGCTCTATTACATGGGCTTTGATAGACAAGACCTACTGGGAAAGGAGCTGGGCGGAAAGTTTTACCCGGGGCTTTTAGAGCTTACCACAGTGGATTCCAAAGGAAAGGTCAACATAAACACCGCAAGCCTTTATGTGCTGATGGCCCTTGACCAGAGAATAGACGAAACCTTGGCGAGCAAGATAATAGAAAGAAGAAACAGAGAACCCTTCAAAAAGCCCGAAGATTTGCTGATGGTGGATGGCATGACCCTTGATATCCTTTACAATATCAGGGATTTAATAGACGTGAAAAGTTCCACCTTTCACATAAAGATGGAGCTAAGGAGCGGAGAAAGGTCGGCAGTCTTTGAGGTGGTTTATGACAGGCAAGCGGATAAAATCCTTTATAAAAAGCTACTATGA
- a CDS encoding CPBP family intramembrane glutamic endopeptidase: MTGKRIKSFIKSYYELILYLFVLLSVFLHKFFGIPNLSIFFLLFPLVFLEIRLLDRWVLLWLLYPTTFLFFDALWLLGMTISAFAEELFFRVYLMKRFSNLSVSLMFVIPHFILYPGILSLLTFFPSLFFGFAYQKTRSLAFVSLLHLVSNLVYFKSISNWSLFN, translated from the coding sequence ATGACAGGCAAGCGGATAAAATCCTTTATAAAAAGCTACTATGAGCTCATCCTTTACCTGTTTGTGCTACTCTCCGTATTTTTGCATAAGTTTTTTGGCATTCCAAACCTTTCCATTTTCTTTTTGCTTTTTCCCCTTGTCTTTCTTGAGATAAGACTTTTGGACCGGTGGGTTCTTCTTTGGCTCCTTTATCCCACAACCTTTTTGTTTTTTGATGCCCTTTGGCTTTTGGGCATGACCATCTCTGCCTTTGCGGAGGAGCTCTTCTTTAGGGTATACCTTATGAAAAGGTTCAGCAACCTGAGTGTTTCTCTTATGTTTGTGATCCCTCACTTTATCTTATACCCCGGTATTCTTTCCCTGCTCACCTTTTTTCCTTCCCTCTTCTTTGGCTTTGCCTATCAAAAAACAAGGTCCTTAGCTTTTGTTAGTCTTTTACACCTTGTTTCCAATCTGGTTTATTTCAAGAGCATTTCAAATTGGTCTTTGTTTAACTGA
- a CDS encoding S8 family serine peptidase, with product MRLLILLLLFTLSFSQHVKVLYSNGKVEVVDTRKTPLSVLRTRPDVIYVEPPIKLKLLDTIAYSSSVAIRGSGNYSFSINTQSGQRLSILAGGASVSFSGSCSGSIDNLICNSGTLNLSVYSSSDWRLIVQSFGRNLQLSDLSTTAYYIGTGAANTGKTGRNVIIGIIDSGIDWCHPAFRRRDGSSKILYYYVPATNTEYTRTQIEQFIRDGRCDGDYDIHGTHVAGIASYIAPDADLIVVRTNLEDTDVIRGLQYLRNKKNSLGRPMVVNMSLGGHFGPHDGTSMLERAIANLSGSGFVVVASAGNEGHKKLYAKVSGISSTVSVRLNSPYPEGDVIDGWYKNGTLRVEFCDSYNRCLSTEPGTSVSGNLSGGCRVNIDNTKTSHPLNGDGRFVVGFNCSGNFTIRLTPRSGTPNADLYLANENGEFIDCFLDDGFGGFLGTVVQPATSPYVIAVGALTSRFVSYDPRSFIDLGKIAYFSSRGPTRDGRLKPEVVAPGYFVLGPEAGTSGYIPLPGTSMASPVVAGLVALILEENPNLDVNGVRSILISQALSDGFTGFLPNNTYGYGKAFLSSFSSVGSVGSIYVGSLENFTCGLRESVGGGGGGGGGGCNSASPDLYTALLALVLTVILRKRIRKVL from the coding sequence ATGAGACTGTTGATCCTTTTACTGCTTTTTACCCTCTCCTTTTCCCAGCATGTTAAAGTGCTTTATTCAAACGGCAAAGTAGAGGTGGTGGATACAAGGAAAACACCTCTAAGCGTCCTTCGGACACGTCCGGATGTTATATATGTGGAGCCACCCATAAAGCTCAAACTCCTTGACACCATAGCCTACTCCTCCTCCGTAGCCATAAGGGGCAGTGGGAACTACAGCTTTAGCATAAACACCCAAAGTGGGCAGAGGCTATCCATCTTGGCGGGTGGTGCATCCGTTTCCTTCTCCGGTAGCTGTTCTGGAAGCATAGATAATCTAATTTGCAACAGTGGGACCCTAAACCTTAGCGTTTATTCCTCCTCCGATTGGAGACTTATAGTCCAATCTTTTGGTAGAAACCTTCAGCTTTCGGACCTTTCTACCACCGCCTACTACATAGGCACGGGTGCGGCAAACACGGGAAAGACTGGAAGGAATGTGATAATAGGAATCATAGACTCTGGCATAGACTGGTGCCATCCTGCCTTTAGAAGGCGTGATGGCTCTTCCAAGATTCTTTATTACTATGTGCCAGCAACTAACACAGAGTATACAAGAACACAGATAGAACAGTTTATAAGAGACGGAAGGTGCGATGGAGATTACGATATACATGGCACCCATGTGGCGGGCATAGCCAGCTATATTGCTCCAGATGCAGACCTTATTGTGGTGCGCACAAACCTAGAGGACACAGATGTAATCCGAGGCTTGCAATATTTGAGGAACAAGAAAAACTCCCTTGGCAGACCTATGGTGGTGAATATGTCCCTTGGCGGACACTTTGGACCTCACGATGGAACAAGCATGTTGGAAAGGGCAATAGCCAACCTTTCGGGAAGCGGTTTTGTGGTTGTTGCGTCGGCGGGCAATGAGGGCCACAAAAAACTCTATGCAAAAGTAAGTGGCATAAGCTCCACCGTCTCCGTTAGGCTCAACTCTCCCTATCCCGAGGGTGATGTCATAGATGGCTGGTATAAAAACGGCACCCTTAGGGTTGAGTTTTGCGACAGTTACAACAGGTGCCTCTCTACAGAGCCGGGAACATCTGTCAGTGGCAATCTTTCTGGAGGGTGCCGTGTGAATATTGACAACACAAAAACAAGCCACCCACTGAACGGAGACGGTAGGTTTGTGGTAGGGTTTAACTGCAGTGGTAACTTTACCATAAGGCTTACGCCACGTAGTGGAACACCCAACGCAGACCTATACTTAGCCAATGAAAACGGCGAGTTTATAGATTGCTTTTTAGATGACGGGTTTGGTGGCTTTTTGGGAACGGTGGTGCAGCCCGCAACATCTCCCTACGTTATAGCGGTTGGGGCTTTGACTTCAAGGTTTGTCTCTTACGATCCGAGAAGTTTTATTGATTTGGGTAAAATTGCTTACTTTTCCTCCCGGGGACCCACAAGGGACGGGAGGCTAAAGCCAGAAGTGGTGGCACCCGGATACTTTGTCCTTGGTCCAGAGGCTGGAACCAGTGGCTACATACCACTGCCCGGGACTTCCATGGCTTCACCAGTAGTAGCTGGTTTGGTGGCTTTGATTTTGGAAGAAAACCCTAACTTGGATGTAAATGGAGTTAGAAGCATTTTGATCTCCCAAGCCCTCTCGGACGGTTTTACGGGCTTCTTGCCCAACAACACATACGGATATGGAAAGGCTTTCTTGAGTTCTTTTAGCAGTGTTGGTAGTGTTGGAAGTATTTACGTAGGCTCCCTTGAAAACTTTACTTGCGGGTTGAGAGAGAGTGTTGGTGGTGGCGGAGGCGGTGGAGGTGGTGGATGCAACAGTGCTAGCCCAGACCTATACACTGCCCTGTTAGCCCTTGTCTTGACTGTAATTCTCAGGAAGAGAATAAGAAAAGTGCTATAA
- the trpE gene encoding anthranilate synthase component I: MELSLSLEEVKSLSKEFDVIPLFVEVLADTDTPLSLFLKLGDWGKYRALLESAEGGIKWGRFSFVALGSDLSFSFKDQEGDPFEAPKKFLEGLRAYRDPRLPRFWGGLVGYVAYDVVRFFEPVPIGKKDVINLPDMFFFLTELVLIHDNLSGKVKVVVPIFPKEGAEKEYQRAKETLQEALKRIYEGCVYPKNYQDKEPELSLWRSNFTKEGFKEAVLKAKEYIAQGDVIQVVLSQRFSRAFKGNAEDIYRVLRFLNPSPYMFYLDFGDFQVVGSSPEVLVRLEEGKVLTRPIAGTRRRGNTEEEDRALEQELLADEKERAEHLMLVDLGRNDLGRVCKPGTVKVTDFMRVERYSHVMHLVSDVEGEVMEGLSAFDVLKACFPAGTVSGAPKVRAMQIIEELEPERRGIYAGSVGYVSFDGNMDMAIAIRTAVCRGGEVFVQAGAGIVADSDPEKEWWETVNKAKALMKAVDMAVP; encoded by the coding sequence GTGGAGCTGAGCCTTAGTTTAGAAGAGGTAAAAAGTCTCTCAAAGGAGTTTGATGTGATCCCTCTTTTTGTGGAGGTTTTGGCGGACACGGACACACCTCTGAGCTTGTTTTTAAAGTTAGGGGATTGGGGCAAATACAGGGCACTTCTTGAGAGCGCAGAGGGTGGCATAAAGTGGGGAAGGTTCTCTTTTGTGGCACTGGGATCAGATCTGTCCTTTAGTTTCAAAGATCAAGAGGGCGATCCCTTTGAAGCACCAAAGAAATTTTTAGAGGGTCTGAGGGCATACAGGGACCCAAGACTGCCAAGGTTTTGGGGAGGTTTGGTAGGATATGTTGCCTACGATGTGGTCAGGTTCTTTGAGCCCGTGCCAATAGGTAAAAAGGATGTAATAAACCTACCGGACATGTTCTTTTTCCTAACGGAGCTGGTGCTCATCCACGACAACCTAAGCGGAAAGGTCAAAGTGGTGGTTCCCATCTTTCCAAAAGAAGGTGCTGAAAAGGAATACCAAAGGGCAAAGGAAACTTTGCAGGAGGCTTTAAAAAGAATCTATGAGGGTTGCGTGTACCCTAAAAATTACCAGGACAAAGAGCCAGAGCTTTCCCTTTGGAGATCTAACTTCACCAAAGAGGGTTTTAAAGAGGCGGTCTTGAAGGCTAAGGAGTACATAGCCCAAGGGGATGTTATTCAGGTGGTGCTTTCTCAGAGGTTCAGCAGGGCTTTTAAAGGGAATGCGGAGGACATATACAGGGTGCTTAGGTTTTTAAACCCTTCTCCTTATATGTTCTATCTAGATTTTGGAGATTTTCAAGTGGTGGGTTCCTCTCCGGAGGTTTTGGTGCGGTTGGAGGAAGGAAAGGTTTTAACAAGACCCATCGCAGGGACGAGGAGGAGGGGTAATACAGAAGAGGAAGACAGAGCCTTGGAACAGGAGCTTTTGGCAGATGAAAAGGAGAGGGCGGAACACCTGATGCTTGTAGATCTGGGTAGGAACGACCTGGGAAGGGTTTGTAAGCCCGGCACAGTCAAGGTAACAGACTTTATGAGGGTTGAAAGGTATTCTCACGTGATGCACTTGGTTAGCGATGTGGAGGGAGAGGTTATGGAAGGACTGTCTGCCTTTGATGTTTTGAAGGCGTGCTTTCCGGCGGGGACAGTCTCCGGTGCTCCCAAAGTGAGGGCTATGCAGATCATAGAGGAGTTGGAGCCAGAAAGAAGGGGTATTTACGCAGGCAGTGTGGGTTATGTATCCTTTGACGGGAATATGGACATGGCAATTGCTATAAGAACTGCGGTGTGCAGAGGAGGAGAAGTCTTTGTTCAGGCGGGGGCTGGCATAGTGGCAGACTCAGACCCAGAGAAAGAGTGGTGGGAGACGGTAAACAAGGCTAAAGCCCTTATGAAGGCGGTTGATATGGCTGTACCGTGA
- the pheS gene encoding phenylalanine--tRNA ligase subunit alpha has translation MNLEDLQRQAQEDISKVQSIEELQQVKAKYLGKKGLITLAIKDIATIPPEQRREYGSRLNQIKEFVENLLEEAQERLKNLELERELATAWEELTVSLPKWVGALHPISQTLERIESIFVSMGFSVEEGPEVELESYNFDLLNIPKDHPARDMQDTFYVNKEGYLLRTHTSPVQIRVMLSQKPPIYMIAPGRVYRRDDDPTHSPVFHQVEGLVVDEGVSFKHMKYTIEVFLKEFFEKDVPVRFRASYFPFTEPSAEVDIGCLVCGGEGCRVCKGTGWLEVMGCGMVHQKVLENCHIDTELYQGFAFGMGVERLCMLYFGIDNIKLFYENDLRFLRQFRWS, from the coding sequence ATGAACTTAGAGGACCTCCAAAGGCAAGCTCAAGAGGATATAAGCAAGGTTCAGTCTATTGAGGAACTTCAGCAGGTAAAAGCCAAGTATCTGGGCAAAAAAGGTCTTATCACCTTAGCCATAAAGGATATTGCTACCATCCCACCCGAGCAGAGGAGGGAGTATGGCTCAAGGCTAAACCAAATTAAGGAGTTTGTGGAAAACCTGTTGGAGGAAGCTCAAGAGAGGTTAAAAAATCTTGAGTTGGAGAGAGAACTTGCGACTGCATGGGAAGAGCTAACAGTTAGTCTTCCTAAGTGGGTGGGCGCCCTGCATCCCATAAGTCAAACCTTGGAAAGGATAGAAAGCATCTTTGTGAGCATGGGTTTTTCGGTGGAAGAAGGACCGGAGGTGGAGCTTGAAAGCTACAACTTTGACCTTTTGAACATTCCAAAGGACCATCCTGCCCGAGATATGCAAGATACCTTTTATGTAAATAAAGAGGGTTATCTCTTGAGGACGCACACCTCTCCCGTTCAGATAAGGGTTATGCTCTCCCAAAAGCCACCCATTTATATGATCGCACCGGGCAGGGTTTATAGGAGGGATGACGACCCAACCCATTCGCCCGTCTTCCACCAAGTGGAAGGTTTGGTGGTGGATGAAGGGGTAAGCTTCAAACACATGAAGTATACAATAGAGGTGTTTTTGAAGGAATTCTTTGAAAAAGACGTGCCCGTTAGGTTCAGGGCTTCTTACTTTCCCTTTACGGAGCCTTCTGCGGAGGTGGATATAGGCTGTTTGGTTTGTGGGGGTGAGGGTTGTAGGGTCTGCAAGGGCACCGGTTGGCTGGAAGTTATGGGTTGTGGTATGGTTCATCAAAAGGTCCTTGAAAACTGCCATATAGACACCGAGCTATATCAGGGTTTCGCCTTTGGGATGGGGGTAGAAAGGCTATGCATGCTATACTTTGGCATAGATAACATAAAGCTATTTTATGAGAACGACCTTAGGTTTTTGAGGCAGTTTCGGTGGAGCTGA
- the rplT gene encoding 50S ribosomal protein L20, which yields MRVKGPSSRKFKKKILKLAKGFRGKKHTSYRRAKEYVFRALQYQYRDRRQRKREFRRLWIARINAGVRPYGLSYSRFMNGLKKAGINLNRKMLAEMAVRDPEGFAKVVEMAKQALAVG from the coding sequence ATGAGAGTAAAGGGTCCTTCTTCCAGAAAGTTTAAGAAGAAGATCTTAAAGCTTGCCAAGGGCTTTAGGGGTAAAAAGCACACCAGCTACAGAAGGGCAAAGGAGTACGTCTTTAGGGCTTTGCAGTATCAATACAGAGATAGAAGGCAGAGAAAGAGAGAGTTTAGAAGGCTCTGGATCGCAAGGATCAACGCAGGGGTCCGACCCTATGGGCTCTCCTACAGCAGGTTCATGAACGGCTTAAAAAAGGCTGGTATAAACCTAAACAGGAAAATGTTGGCAGAGATGGCGGTTAGGGACCCAGAAGGTTTTGCCAAAGTGGTGGAGATGGCTAAGCAAGCCCTAGCTGTAGGATGA
- a CDS encoding GYD domain-containing protein: MLTKISPYAVKNLEKLKEIEQHAKRLIEENCPSVRWIMNLVVFGPYDYLDIFEAKDDEEAAKVAMIIRSFGHATTETWPAIYWKDFKGIIEKIKIDYS, encoded by the coding sequence ATGCTGACAAAGATATCCCCGTATGCAGTTAAAAATTTGGAAAAACTGAAGGAAATAGAACAGCATGCAAAAAGGCTAATTGAAGAGAACTGCCCCAGTGTTAGATGGATCATGAACCTTGTAGTTTTTGGTCCCTACGATTACCTTGACATATTTGAAGCTAAGGATGATGAAGAAGCGGCTAAGGTTGCAATGATAATAAGGTCGTTTGGTCATGCGACTACAGAAACATGGCCGGCTATATACTGGAAGGACTTCAAAGGCATAATAGAGAAAATCAAAATAGATTATTCCTGA
- a CDS encoding lipoate--protein ligase family protein → MKVYKLGRVGNLRSTTLFHAFARAGLYGLILVEPDDTYLSLGYFDNLQQVVDLERAKALNIPIIRREVGGGTVLLSRGQVFYQLVVPKSLAPFKVEDAYKKFSQPVMETYRQLGIEVEYRPINDIITKGTKRKISGQGAGDIGKAFVFVGNILLRFDTQLMAELLKVPDKGLLKSLLDENISWVERETGKLLDFWDVAGLLEKSFRKVLPLEGEGEVSQEILELADKLKEELTCEETLFEDTGRNHKLLKIREGVFLERESLKVLKDQE, encoded by the coding sequence GTGAAGGTTTATAAGCTTGGCAGAGTGGGAAACTTACGTTCAACCACCCTCTTTCATGCCTTTGCCCGTGCTGGACTTTACGGCTTAATACTTGTAGAGCCCGATGATACTTACCTAAGCTTGGGCTACTTTGATAATTTGCAACAGGTGGTAGATTTGGAGAGGGCTAAAGCCCTAAACATTCCCATCATAAGAAGAGAGGTGGGCGGTGGGACTGTGCTTTTGTCAAGAGGGCAGGTTTTTTATCAGTTGGTGGTTCCCAAAAGCCTTGCACCCTTCAAGGTGGAAGATGCTTACAAAAAGTTCTCCCAACCGGTGATGGAAACTTACAGACAACTAGGCATAGAGGTGGAATACAGACCTATAAACGATATAATCACCAAAGGCACCAAAAGAAAGATCAGCGGACAGGGAGCGGGAGATATAGGCAAAGCTTTTGTGTTTGTGGGAAACATTCTTTTAAGGTTTGACACACAGCTTATGGCGGAGCTTTTAAAGGTTCCAGACAAAGGGCTTTTAAAAAGCCTTTTGGATGAGAACATAAGCTGGGTGGAAAGGGAAACAGGCAAACTACTGGACTTTTGGGATGTGGCAGGGCTTTTGGAGAAGTCCTTTAGGAAAGTTTTGCCCTTGGAAGGGGAGGGAGAGGTGTCACAGGAGATTCTTGAATTGGCAGACAAGTTAAAGGAGGAGCTAACCTGCGAGGAGACCCTCTTTGAAGACACGGGCAGAAACCACAAACTTTTAAAGATAAGAGAAGGGGTATTTTTGGAGAGGGAAAGCTTAAAAGTTCTGAAAGATCAGGAATAA
- the queF gene encoding preQ(1) synthase has translation MEKKYGELAIEQAQLEVWENPSKERDYLIEITFPEFSCLCPRSGYPDYATIKIRYIPDQYIVELRSLKLWLNKFRNRYISHEQATNEIYQALYETLKPKFLEVIGDFNPRGNVHTVIKVRSDGNY, from the coding sequence ATGGAAAAAAAATACGGTGAGTTAGCAATTGAACAGGCACAGTTGGAAGTTTGGGAGAATCCCTCCAAGGAGAGGGACTATCTTATAGAGATCACGTTTCCGGAGTTTTCTTGCCTTTGCCCCCGCTCTGGCTACCCAGATTACGCCACCATAAAGATAAGGTATATTCCAGACCAGTATATAGTGGAGCTGAGGTCCCTAAAGCTCTGGCTAAACAAGTTCAGAAACAGGTATATATCCCACGAGCAGGCTACCAACGAGATCTACCAAGCCCTCTATGAAACCCTAAAGCCCAAGTTTTTGGAGGTGATAGGAGATTTCAACCCAAGGGGAAATGTACATACTGTGATCAAGGTGAGGAGCGACGGGAACTATTGA